One Dethiosulfovibrio salsuginis genomic window, ACCATACCGACAGAGCAGTCTCTGGGGCTAGCCCTGTCCCACGACCTGACCCTCATATCCCCATCGGAGGGATTCAAAGGTCCCAAGTTTAAAAAAGGCCACGTGATCGAGGAAAAGGACCTGCCGGTCCTTAGGTCCATGGGAAGGGAGAACCTTACGGTCCTCGAGCTGGAGGAAGACGAGGTCCACGAGGACGACGCCGCCTTAAGGCTGGCTAAGGCCATAACCGGAGGCAACCTGGAGGTCCGAGGCCCTGGAGAGGGCAAGTGCTCCCTGATAGCCCGCTGCGACGGCCTCCTGGACCTTGACCCCGACTCGATAAACCTGATAAACCAGGATCGACACTGGATAGTGGCAACATTATCAAACCATATCCCCGTAAAAAAGGGAGAGAACGTGGCTTCCTTCAGGGTGTTGCCTTTAGCGGTAAAAGAGGCACAGGTGAAAAGGGCGCAGGAGCTGGCTAGGCCCATATCTATACTGCCCTACGACCCCAAAAAGGTGGCCCTGGTTACCACCGGGCGGGAAATTGCGGAAGGCAGGATAAAAGACGTCTTTCGTCCTATGCTGGAGGACAAGATAGCCCCCTACGGCGGCTCCTTAGTCCATTACTCGATCGTAACCGACGAAAGGGAAGCCATAGGAGAGGCTATAGAAGAGGCCATAGGCTCAGGATCGAATCTGGTGGTGTGTACCGGAGGGATGAGCGTAGACGCCGACGACGTCACCTCCTCGGCTATAGCGGATAAAACCGATAAGGTTGTCATCAAAGGGGTTCCCCTCCTTCCGGGATGCCATTTTATGCTGGCCACAAAGGGCCCTGTAACCGTCCTCGGGGTCCCAGGGGGAGCGGTGTTTGAGCCGCTGACGTCACTGGACATAGTGCTTCCCAGGATATTCGCCGGGAAACACCCCGACGACGACCAAGTCAGAAGCTGGGGGGTAGGTGGACTCTGCCGCCACTGTCCGGTATGTAACTTCCCCTGCTGTAGCTTTGCCTCAAGGTAACACTATGGACGAGGCGGAAAACCTGCGACAGGCCGGCGTTCGGGCCACCGCCTGCCGGGTGGCGGTGCTGAAGGAGCTCTCCGACAGGGAGGCCCCGGTGGCCCATAGAGACCTGGAGTGTGCCCAGTCGCTGCAGGAGTTCGACAGGGTCACCTTATACCGAGCCCTCTCAACCTTGGAGGAAAAGGGCCTGGCCCACCGAATTCTGGGGAGCGACGGAACCTGGAGATACTGCGCCCACGACCCCAACCAGACCGGATGTCCAGGCAACCACGGCCATATGGAATGCTCGGTCTGTGGAGAGATGATATGCCTGATCAACCAGCCTATACCGAATCTAGAGATCCCCGAGGGCTGGGCTATCGCAGGAAAACAGCTCCTGGCCTACGGTACCTGCCCAAAATGCTCTGATAGAAAGGAACGGATTTAAAATGGGTATACTATACTCCTCTATCGAACTGATATCACACAAGCTAAAGGAAGCGGAGGTCCCTATGGAAACCTCGGTTACCTCAAGGGCCCTGGGGCTGGAGGAATCCCTAGGGGAACCCTCGCCATATAAGGACTTCGCCCTTCAAAGGGGAGTGGAAAAACTCATGGACGTGGAGATAGAGGGCCATCACGGCCAGTCCTTCACGTCCTCCCCTTGCAACTGGGTAGGGACAGTAGGAGAAATCCTCTCAATGGACATAGAGGACGACAGAGCCAGGGCCCTGTCTATAGGGGCTATAAACTCCCTGGCCTCTCTTTTGGGGCTCAGCTCAAAAACCGTACACTGCAAGGACCGAGAACCGGAGCTCTGCGGAAAGGAAATCGCCCGATGGGCAGAGGAAAACACTTCCTCCGAGGACATAGTCGGAGTAGTCGGATATCAGCCGGCGATCCTCAGCAACCTGGCACGAACCTTAGGCCCTGAGAGGGTGAGGGTACTGGACCTAAACCCCGCCAATATAGGCCAGGTACGATACGACGTCACAGTATGGGACGGAGACAGAGACCTGGAGACCATGGCGAATCAGGCCTCTATATGTCTCGCCACCGGATCGTCCCTGTCCAACGGAACCGCCGACTCCCTTTTAGAGACCTTCCGATCCAGAGGAAAAGAACTCACCTTTTTCGGAACCACCATATCGGGACCGGCGGCACTCCTTGGACTAAAGCACATATGCCCCAGGTCATGTTAAAAACCGGAGCTATAGTTCCGGCGGCGGGCCTCGCCTCACGGATGGGAGAATGCAAGGCCACTATGGAGATAGAGGGAAAGCCAGCGCTGACCTGGATCGTCACGTCCCTCAGGGAATCGGGCATAGACGATGTAACGGTGGTGACAGGACACTGGAGGGATCAGGTCGAACCTCTGGCAAGGGCCCTGAACTGCTCCACCGTCCACAATCCTGAATACATGGACGGAATGTTCTCGTCGGCTAAAAAAGGCATCAAATCGATCCCCCAGGAGTGGGATCGGTTTTTCTTCCTGCCCGTGGACGTGCCGCTGGTCAGGCCCTCCACCCTCTCCAGACTGACCGAGGAGGAAGGTTCTTTGGTGTACCCTCGGTTTATGGGAAAAAGAGGACATCCACCGCTGATCCACCGGTCTCTCATAGACCGTATACTGAGCTGGGACGGAGGGATGGGGCTCAGGGGGGCCCTTGAGAGCCTGGAGCCCCTGGCCTGTGATGTCACGGTGATAGACCAGGGGATCGACCTGGACATGGACAGGCCCAAAGACCACCGATATATATCCTCCCTGGCGACCAGGAGGGATCTGCCTACAGATATGGAGATAAAGGCCCTGGAGGAACTGGCGGGGACGCCGGAAAACGTCCTGAGACACGAGATGAGGGTGACCCAGACCGCCATAGATATAGCCTCTCTCCTTGAGGAAAGGGGCTTCAGAATGGACAAAGACCTCCTCCGGGCCGCCGCCCTTCTCCACGACCTCTGTAGGACGGAGAAAAAACACGGCCTGGCGGGGGCGGAGTTGCTGAGGAATCAGGGTTTCTTCTCCGTAGCCAGACTCGTGGCCACCCATATGGATCACCCCTACGACGGCACATTGGACGAAGGCACAGTTCTCTATCTGGCGGACAAGCTCACCTGCAACGACGGACTTTGCTCTATAGACCAACGGCTTGCGGGAATGATGGCCAAGTTCAAAGGCGACGAAAAGGCACAGGAAGGGGCGGTAAGGAGGCTTAAAAAGGCCCAGACCATCCTGGATCACCTGTCGGATATACTGGGCCGTAACGCCATGGAGGCCCTTCGATGACCACGGTGTTTCTGGTCCGCCACGGCCAGCCAGACCTGCCAAAGGAGAAGGTGTTTTACGGGTCCACCGACCTACCTCTATCGGAGAGGGGGAGGGAACAGGCGAGAGCCCTAGGCCCTATCTGGAGG contains:
- a CDS encoding DVU_1551 family NTP transferase yields the protein MLKTGAIVPAAGLASRMGECKATMEIEGKPALTWIVTSLRESGIDDVTVVTGHWRDQVEPLARALNCSTVHNPEYMDGMFSSAKKGIKSIPQEWDRFFFLPVDVPLVRPSTLSRLTEEEGSLVYPRFMGKRGHPPLIHRSLIDRILSWDGGMGLRGALESLEPLACDVTVIDQGIDLDMDRPKDHRYISSLATRRDLPTDMEIKALEELAGTPENVLRHEMRVTQTAIDIASLLEERGFRMDKDLLRAAALLHDLCRTEKKHGLAGAELLRNQGFFSVARLVATHMDHPYDGTLDEGTVLYLADKLTCNDGLCSIDQRLAGMMAKFKGDEKAQEGAVRRLKKAQTILDHLSDILGRNAMEALR
- a CDS encoding molybdopterin-binding protein gives rise to the protein MKTKTIPTEQSLGLALSHDLTLISPSEGFKGPKFKKGHVIEEKDLPVLRSMGRENLTVLELEEDEVHEDDAALRLAKAITGGNLEVRGPGEGKCSLIARCDGLLDLDPDSINLINQDRHWIVATLSNHIPVKKGENVASFRVLPLAVKEAQVKRAQELARPISILPYDPKKVALVTTGREIAEGRIKDVFRPMLEDKIAPYGGSLVHYSIVTDEREAIGEAIEEAIGSGSNLVVCTGGMSVDADDVTSSAIADKTDKVVIKGVPLLPGCHFMLATKGPVTVLGVPGGAVFEPLTSLDIVLPRIFAGKHPDDDQVRSWGVGGLCRHCPVCNFPCCSFASR
- a CDS encoding Fur family transcriptional regulator, yielding MDEAENLRQAGVRATACRVAVLKELSDREAPVAHRDLECAQSLQEFDRVTLYRALSTLEEKGLAHRILGSDGTWRYCAHDPNQTGCPGNHGHMECSVCGEMICLINQPIPNLEIPEGWAIAGKQLLAYGTCPKCSDRKERI
- a CDS encoding Rossmann-like domain-containing protein, which gives rise to MGILYSSIELISHKLKEAEVPMETSVTSRALGLEESLGEPSPYKDFALQRGVEKLMDVEIEGHHGQSFTSSPCNWVGTVGEILSMDIEDDRARALSIGAINSLASLLGLSSKTVHCKDREPELCGKEIARWAEENTSSEDIVGVVGYQPAILSNLARTLGPERVRVLDLNPANIGQVRYDVTVWDGDRDLETMANQASICLATGSSLSNGTADSLLETFRSRGKELTFFGTTISGPAALLGLKHICPRSC